The Mesorhizobium loti genome includes a region encoding these proteins:
- a CDS encoding carbohydrate ABC transporter substrate-binding protein yields MLRKLLIGTALASGLAFAAHAEDVKEVQMLHWWTSGGEAAALNVLKGDLAKEGYAWKDVPVAGGGGDAAMTALKAMVAAGNYPTASQMLGYTVLDYAAAGVMGDLTETAKKEGWDKSVPAALQKFSVYEGKWVAAPVNVHSVNWLWINKAVMDKIGGAEPKTFDDFVALLDKAKAAGVIPLALGGQNWQEATMFDSVVLSTGGPEFYKKAFNDLDDASLKSDTMKKSFDNLAKLVTYVDPNFSGRDWNLATAMVIKGDALVQVMGDWAKGEFHAANKTPGTDFLCYRFPGTDGSVIYNSDMFGMFNVPDDRKAAQVALATATLSKSFQSAFNVVKGSVPARTDVPDTDFDACGKKGIADLKAANDGGTLFGSLAQGYGAPPAVANAYKDVVSKFVHGQIKTSDEAVTELVKAIDDAK; encoded by the coding sequence ATGTTGCGCAAACTGCTTATCGGAACGGCTCTCGCATCGGGCCTGGCTTTCGCGGCCCATGCCGAGGACGTCAAGGAAGTCCAGATGCTGCATTGGTGGACGTCGGGCGGCGAAGCGGCTGCTCTCAACGTCCTCAAGGGCGACCTGGCCAAGGAAGGCTACGCCTGGAAGGACGTGCCGGTGGCCGGCGGTGGCGGCGACGCTGCCATGACCGCGCTGAAGGCGATGGTTGCCGCCGGCAATTATCCGACCGCCTCGCAGATGCTCGGCTACACCGTGCTCGACTATGCGGCTGCCGGCGTCATGGGCGACCTGACCGAAACGGCGAAGAAGGAAGGCTGGGACAAGTCCGTTCCGGCGGCCCTGCAGAAGTTCTCGGTCTATGAAGGCAAGTGGGTCGCGGCTCCGGTCAACGTCCACTCGGTCAACTGGCTGTGGATCAACAAGGCCGTCATGGACAAGATCGGCGGCGCCGAGCCGAAGACCTTCGACGACTTCGTTGCCCTGCTCGACAAGGCCAAGGCGGCAGGCGTGATCCCGCTCGCTCTCGGCGGCCAGAACTGGCAGGAAGCCACCATGTTCGACTCGGTCGTGCTGTCGACCGGCGGACCTGAGTTCTACAAGAAGGCCTTCAACGACCTCGACGACGCTTCGCTCAAGTCCGACACGATGAAGAAGTCGTTCGACAACCTCGCCAAGCTCGTCACCTATGTCGACCCGAACTTCTCGGGCCGCGACTGGAACCTTGCCACCGCCATGGTCATCAAGGGCGATGCCCTGGTTCAGGTCATGGGCGACTGGGCCAAGGGCGAGTTCCACGCCGCCAACAAGACCCCGGGCACGGACTTCCTGTGCTATCGCTTCCCGGGCACCGACGGCTCGGTGATCTACAACTCCGACATGTTCGGCATGTTCAACGTTCCCGACGACCGCAAGGCCGCCCAGGTCGCGTTGGCCACCGCCACCCTGTCGAAGAGCTTCCAGTCGGCCTTCAACGTCGTCAAGGGTTCGGTTCCGGCCCGCACCGACGTTCCGGACACCGACTTCGACGCTTGCGGCAAGAAGGGCATCGCCGACCTGAAGGCAGCCAATGACGGCGGCACGCTGTTCGGCTCGCTCGCCCAGGGCTATGGCGCGCCTCCGGCGGTCGCCAATGCCTACAAGGATGTCGTCTCCAAGTTCGTCCATGGTCAGATCAAGACCTCTGACGAGGCCGTGACCGAGCTGGTCAAGGCGATCGACGACGCCAAGTAA
- a CDS encoding aldehyde dehydrogenase family protein — translation MNAPLKISMPAEASAAPKAYRLLIDGKHIDARDGRTIARQSPGHGFTVSHYAQAGEAEVEAAMQAAHKAFETGLWPRMKAAERAAILLKAADLIEARLEDIARLDALESGKPIAQARGEIGGAVDIWRYAAALARTLHGESYANLGDAMLGVVLREPIGVVSIITPWNFPFLIVSQKLPFALAAGCTAVVKPSEMTSASTFVLGDILMQAGLPAGVVNILAGLGADVGAPMVGHPLVEMVSFTGSTRVGKMTMAAAAQSLKKVSMELGGKNGQIVFPDADLEAAADAAVFGGFFNAGECCNAGSRLIVHEAIADDFLGAVKALTARVTVGDPLDDQTKVGAMISSDHLAKVAGYVAAAATEGSSVYIGGKQLASNAGQYLDPTIIRGVTEDMAIAREEVFGPVLSVLTFESIEKALHIANNTPYGLSAGVWSASIDTCMSVARGVRSGTVWVNTFMEGYPELPFGGYKQSGLGRELGKRAVEDYTEEKTIQFHRGQRTGWWVG, via the coding sequence ATGAACGCACCCCTCAAGATTTCCATGCCGGCCGAGGCGTCCGCAGCGCCGAAGGCATACAGGCTGCTGATCGACGGCAAGCATATCGACGCCCGCGACGGCCGCACGATTGCGCGCCAGAGCCCCGGTCACGGCTTCACCGTTTCGCACTATGCGCAGGCCGGCGAGGCCGAAGTGGAAGCCGCAATGCAGGCCGCGCACAAAGCTTTCGAGACCGGCCTGTGGCCGCGTATGAAGGCTGCTGAACGCGCCGCGATCCTGCTCAAGGCGGCTGACCTGATCGAGGCGCGGCTGGAAGACATCGCCCGGCTCGATGCGCTGGAATCGGGCAAACCGATCGCCCAGGCGCGCGGCGAGATCGGTGGCGCCGTCGACATCTGGCGCTATGCCGCCGCGCTCGCCCGCACGCTGCATGGCGAGAGCTACGCCAATCTCGGCGACGCCATGCTGGGCGTCGTGCTGCGCGAGCCGATCGGCGTCGTCTCGATCATCACGCCGTGGAATTTCCCGTTCCTGATCGTCAGCCAGAAACTGCCCTTCGCGCTCGCCGCCGGCTGCACGGCGGTGGTCAAGCCGAGCGAGATGACCTCGGCCTCGACCTTCGTGCTCGGCGACATCCTGATGCAGGCCGGCCTGCCCGCTGGCGTCGTCAACATCCTCGCAGGCCTGGGCGCCGATGTCGGTGCGCCGATGGTCGGCCATCCCCTGGTCGAGATGGTGTCGTTCACCGGCTCCACCCGCGTCGGCAAGATGACGATGGCCGCGGCCGCGCAATCGCTGAAGAAAGTCTCGATGGAGCTCGGCGGCAAGAACGGCCAGATCGTCTTCCCCGACGCCGACCTCGAAGCGGCCGCCGACGCCGCGGTGTTCGGCGGTTTCTTCAACGCCGGCGAATGCTGCAATGCCGGCAGCCGGCTGATCGTGCATGAAGCGATCGCCGACGATTTTCTCGGTGCCGTCAAGGCGCTCACCGCCAGGGTGACGGTCGGCGATCCGCTCGACGATCAGACCAAGGTTGGGGCCATGATCTCATCCGACCATTTGGCCAAGGTGGCAGGTTACGTAGCGGCAGCCGCGACCGAGGGCAGCAGCGTCTATATCGGCGGCAAGCAACTGGCCTCCAATGCCGGCCAATACCTGGATCCCACCATCATCCGCGGCGTCACCGAGGATATGGCCATAGCGCGCGAGGAAGTGTTCGGCCCGGTGCTCTCGGTGCTGACTTTTGAATCGATTGAAAAGGCGTTGCACATCGCCAACAACACGCCCTATGGTTTGTCGGCGGGCGTGTGGAGCGCCAGCATCGACACTTGCATGTCGGTGGCGCGTGGGGTGCGTTCGGGGACCGTCTGGGTGAACACATTCATGGAAGGTTATCCCGAGCTGCCTTTCGGAGGCTACAAGCAGTCCGGTCTCGGGCGCGAACTCGGCAAGCGTGCCGTCGAGGATTATACCGAGGAAAAGACAATCCAGTTCCATCGCGGCCAGCGCACCGGATGGTGGGTCGGCTGA
- a CDS encoding enoyl-CoA hydratase/isomerase family protein encodes MAEPLVTFEQDGTIGIVTLRRPEKFNALDIPMLRALETALDAAEMAEGVRVVLLRGEGKGFCAGGDVEAWAQMSAADFQVQWVRYGHRVFDRLARLRQPTIAVLSGHALGGGLELAVACDFRVAETQIKLGFPETSIGVVPGWSGTQRAVRRFGAQTVRRMALGGEIFLAPEALALGIVDRVVETGKAHDEAKAWAEKIAERGPLATEAAKLMIAVAEGEESAAATEALASGFIAMTGDLKTGVGAFKTKQKPAFSRS; translated from the coding sequence ATGGCTGAGCCTCTCGTCACCTTCGAGCAGGATGGCACCATCGGCATCGTCACGCTGCGCCGGCCCGAGAAATTCAACGCGCTCGACATCCCGATGCTGCGGGCGCTGGAGACAGCGCTCGACGCGGCTGAGATGGCCGAGGGCGTTCGCGTCGTGCTGCTGCGCGGCGAAGGCAAGGGCTTTTGCGCCGGCGGCGATGTCGAGGCGTGGGCGCAGATGAGTGCCGCCGATTTCCAGGTGCAGTGGGTGCGCTACGGCCACCGCGTCTTCGACCGGCTGGCGCGGCTCAGGCAGCCGACCATCGCTGTGCTGTCCGGCCATGCGCTGGGTGGCGGGCTGGAACTGGCTGTGGCTTGCGACTTTCGCGTCGCGGAGACACAAATCAAGCTCGGCTTCCCCGAAACCTCGATCGGCGTCGTTCCGGGCTGGTCCGGCACACAGCGCGCCGTGCGCCGCTTCGGCGCGCAGACCGTGCGGCGCATGGCGCTGGGCGGCGAGATCTTTCTCGCCCCTGAAGCACTGGCCTTGGGCATTGTCGACCGGGTGGTCGAGACCGGCAAGGCACACGACGAAGCCAAGGCCTGGGCCGAGAAGATCGCCGAGCGCGGACCACTAGCGACGGAGGCCGCCAAATTGATGATCGCGGTCGCCGAAGGCGAGGAAAGTGCCGCCGCCACCGAAGCGCTGGCCAGCGGCTTCATCGCCATGACCGGCGACCTCAAGACTGGCGTCGGTGCCTTCAAGACCAAGCAGAAGCCGGCCTTTTCGAGATCCTAG
- a CDS encoding acyl CoA:acetate/3-ketoacid CoA transferase has product MSKVVSAAQAAGLIKDGMVVSVSSSSGLGCPDAVLAAIGERFDAEGHPKNITTLHPIAAGDMYGIKGIDHLAKPGLLKRTLCGSYPSGPSSSEPPQIWKMIGDNSVAAYNVPSGILFDMHREAAAKRPGVLTKVGLDTFADPRHQGCAMNAAASEPIVSVQQFDGEEWLYFRSIVPQVSIIRATSADERGNLTYEHEGAYLGGLEQALAARNNGGVVIAQVKRVVENGTLKPHDVRVPGVLVDHIVVAPDQLQTTLTPYDPAISGEIFRPLSSFRNAEMNVQKVIARRVAMELRDGMAVNIGFGISANVPRILLEEGQHGKVTWVIEQGAVGGVPLLDFKFGCSSNADAFMPSPHQFIYFQAGGFDASLLSFLQIDRHGSVNVSKLSARPHVTAGAGGFVDITARAKKIVFSGFFNAGAKLSLADGGIRIDQEGKVKKVVAEVEHISFSGKRAVAQGQDITYVTERCVMKLTPEGLVVTELAPGINLQRDVLAQAEIPLGVAKDLKTTPEALYQDQPIGLSLNGGASLGGAYG; this is encoded by the coding sequence TTGAGCAAGGTCGTTTCGGCAGCGCAGGCAGCGGGCCTGATCAAGGACGGCATGGTCGTATCGGTGTCGTCGTCGAGCGGCCTTGGCTGCCCCGATGCCGTGCTGGCCGCGATCGGCGAGCGCTTCGACGCGGAAGGCCATCCGAAGAACATCACCACGCTGCACCCGATCGCCGCCGGCGACATGTATGGCATCAAGGGTATCGACCATCTGGCCAAGCCCGGCCTGCTGAAGCGCACTTTGTGCGGCTCCTATCCGTCCGGCCCCTCCTCGTCCGAACCGCCGCAGATCTGGAAGATGATCGGCGACAATTCGGTCGCCGCCTACAACGTGCCGTCCGGTATCCTGTTCGACATGCACCGCGAAGCCGCCGCCAAGCGGCCGGGCGTGCTGACCAAGGTCGGCCTCGACACTTTCGCCGACCCGCGCCACCAGGGCTGCGCCATGAACGCCGCCGCCAGCGAGCCGATCGTTTCGGTACAGCAGTTCGACGGCGAGGAATGGCTCTATTTCCGCTCTATCGTCCCGCAGGTCTCGATCATCCGCGCCACGTCGGCGGATGAGCGCGGCAACCTGACCTATGAGCATGAGGGCGCCTATCTCGGCGGCCTCGAACAGGCGCTCGCCGCCCGCAACAATGGCGGTGTCGTCATCGCGCAGGTCAAGCGCGTCGTCGAAAACGGCACGCTGAAACCCCATGACGTGCGCGTGCCGGGCGTCCTGGTCGACCACATCGTCGTCGCGCCCGACCAGTTGCAGACGACGCTGACACCCTACGACCCGGCGATCTCCGGAGAAATCTTCCGGCCGCTGTCTAGCTTCCGCAACGCTGAAATGAACGTCCAGAAGGTGATCGCGCGCCGCGTCGCCATGGAGTTGCGCGACGGCATGGCCGTCAACATCGGCTTCGGTATTTCCGCCAATGTGCCGCGCATCCTGCTCGAGGAAGGCCAGCACGGCAAGGTCACCTGGGTGATCGAACAGGGCGCGGTCGGCGGCGTGCCGCTGCTCGACTTCAAGTTCGGCTGCTCGTCGAACGCCGACGCCTTCATGCCCTCGCCGCACCAGTTCATCTATTTCCAGGCCGGCGGTTTCGATGCTTCGCTGCTGTCCTTCCTGCAGATCGACCGCCACGGCTCGGTCAACGTCTCGAAACTTTCAGCGCGCCCGCATGTGACGGCCGGCGCCGGCGGCTTTGTCGACATCACCGCGCGGGCGAAGAAGATCGTCTTCTCCGGCTTCTTCAACGCCGGGGCAAAACTCTCATTGGCTGATGGCGGCATCCGCATCGACCAGGAGGGCAAGGTCAAGAAGGTGGTCGCGGAGGTCGAGCACATCTCGTTTTCTGGCAAGCGGGCGGTCGCGCAGGGACAGGACATCACCTACGTCACCGAGCGCTGCGTGATGAAGCTGACACCGGAAGGTCTGGTCGTCACCGAACTCGCCCCGGGCATCAATCTGCAGCGCGACGTGCTGGCGCAGGCCGAAATTCCGCTCGGCGTTGCCAAGGACCTCAAGACGACACCAGAAGCCCTCTACCAGGATCAGCCGATAGGTCTGTCGCTGAATGGCGGCGCCTCGCTCGGAGGCGCGTATGGCTGA
- a CDS encoding Gfo/Idh/MocA family oxidoreductase — translation MSVKWGLIGASTIARQFMISAIRAQGDGEIAAVMSSSPERATVYAGENDIPLAVSTLDALLGADIDAVYISTTNELHLVQALAAIKAGKHVLCEKPLALTSADARKMVAAAKAAGIVLGTNHHLRNAGAHRAMRETIAAGRIGKPIAARVFHSVYLPENLQGWRIARPEAGGGVVLDITVHDADTLRFVLGDDPVEVSCFTQSAGMAGSGLEDGAMCIWRFKSGIIAQSHEGFTTKFAGTGFEVHGSEGSLIASNVMTQKPDGSVLLRTAKGEEQLSFDRDDLYTRSVRQFHAAIGGEGHPAATGEDGIWSLASAEAALQSASSGKAVKIDPKLGSMN, via the coding sequence ATGAGCGTCAAATGGGGCTTGATCGGCGCCAGCACGATCGCCAGACAGTTCATGATCAGCGCCATCCGCGCGCAAGGCGATGGCGAGATCGCCGCAGTGATGAGCTCCAGCCCCGAGCGCGCCACCGTCTATGCCGGGGAAAACGACATTCCGCTCGCCGTCTCGACGCTTGATGCCCTGCTCGGCGCCGACATCGACGCCGTCTACATCTCGACCACCAACGAATTGCACCTCGTGCAGGCGCTCGCTGCCATCAAGGCCGGAAAGCACGTGCTGTGCGAAAAGCCGCTGGCGCTGACCAGTGCCGATGCCCGGAAGATGGTAGCCGCCGCCAAGGCAGCCGGCATCGTGCTCGGCACCAATCACCATTTGCGCAACGCCGGCGCGCATCGTGCCATGCGCGAGACGATTGCCGCCGGCCGCATCGGCAAGCCGATCGCCGCGCGCGTCTTCCACTCCGTCTATCTGCCCGAAAACCTGCAGGGCTGGCGCATCGCTAGGCCCGAGGCCGGCGGCGGCGTGGTGCTCGACATCACCGTGCATGACGCCGACACACTGCGCTTCGTGCTCGGCGACGACCCGGTCGAGGTGTCCTGTTTCACCCAGTCGGCCGGCATGGCCGGCAGCGGCCTGGAGGATGGCGCCATGTGCATCTGGCGCTTCAAGTCGGGCATCATCGCCCAGTCGCATGAGGGCTTCACCACCAAATTCGCCGGCACTGGCTTCGAGGTCCACGGTTCGGAAGGCTCGCTGATCGCCAGCAATGTGATGACCCAGAAGCCCGACGGTTCGGTGCTGTTGCGCACTGCCAAGGGCGAGGAGCAGCTGAGCTTCGATCGCGATGATCTCTACACAAGATCCGTGCGCCAGTTCCATGCCGCGATCGGCGGCGAGGGCCACCCTGCCGCCACCGGAGAGGACGGCATCTGGTCGCTGGCTTCGGCCGAGGCAGCACTTCAATCGGCCAGCTCCGGCAAGGCCGTCAAAATCGACCCGAAACTCGGGAGCATGAATTGA
- a CDS encoding substrate-binding domain-containing protein, whose amino-acid sequence MASRAKATIFDIAREAGVSKSTVSLVLQGSGLIRPETTSKVRKAIEDVGYVYNRGAANLRKAHSNVIGMVINDLTNPFFAELAVGMERVFQSAGIVPFIANTAENPVRQEEVLKSLMEQGVAGLIVSPARGTTPGAFRRIETAGVPVVFAMRRLPESRIPVIAPDNHRGAYLAAAHLIGKGHRRLAFFGGSSDLVVYHERLGGFREACETLGIAARDILIFEGETSRKGGIACLETALAMAEPPTAALCFNDAVAFGAMLALRKRGLEPGADFAVVGFDDVAEAEHYMPALTSVAVDSAGLGERAAHVMLKMIQSRTTRAEDHIGAVNLVVRESCGPDRRTRNRPAGSGDAA is encoded by the coding sequence ATGGCCAGCCGAGCCAAGGCGACGATATTCGACATCGCCCGTGAAGCAGGCGTGTCCAAATCGACGGTATCGCTCGTGCTCCAGGGCAGCGGGCTGATCCGGCCCGAGACGACAAGCAAGGTTCGCAAGGCGATCGAGGATGTGGGCTACGTCTACAACCGCGGCGCCGCCAATCTGCGCAAGGCTCACTCCAACGTCATCGGCATGGTCATCAACGATCTCACCAATCCTTTTTTCGCGGAACTGGCGGTCGGCATGGAACGCGTCTTCCAGTCGGCCGGCATCGTGCCGTTCATCGCCAACACGGCGGAAAATCCGGTGCGCCAGGAAGAGGTGCTGAAATCGCTGATGGAGCAGGGCGTCGCCGGTCTCATCGTCTCGCCGGCACGCGGCACGACACCGGGCGCTTTCCGGCGGATCGAAACGGCGGGCGTGCCGGTCGTCTTCGCCATGCGCCGGCTGCCGGAAAGCCGCATCCCGGTGATCGCGCCCGACAATCATCGCGGCGCCTATCTTGCAGCCGCCCATCTCATCGGCAAGGGACATCGCCGGCTGGCCTTCTTCGGCGGCTCGTCCGACCTCGTGGTCTACCACGAGCGGCTGGGCGGCTTTCGTGAGGCCTGCGAGACGCTTGGCATCGCCGCCCGCGACATACTGATCTTCGAGGGCGAGACCAGCCGCAAAGGCGGCATTGCGTGCCTGGAAACGGCTCTCGCGATGGCTGAACCGCCGACCGCGGCCCTGTGCTTCAACGACGCGGTCGCCTTTGGCGCCATGCTGGCGCTGCGCAAGCGCGGGCTTGAGCCTGGAGCTGATTTCGCCGTCGTCGGTTTCGACGACGTGGCCGAGGCCGAGCACTACATGCCGGCTTTGACCAGCGTCGCGGTGGACTCGGCGGGGCTTGGCGAACGCGCCGCCCATGTCATGCTGAAGATGATTCAGTCGCGCACCACGCGGGCCGAGGATCATATCGGCGCGGTCAATCTCGTAGTCAGGGAAAGCTGTGGCCCGGATCGCCGCACCCGAAACAGGCCCGCAGGTTCAGGGGACGCGGCATGA
- a CDS encoding dihydrodipicolinate synthase family protein — MDISLPGEDGRSNRYALVGQPVQPDIGARFSRIAYAAAHVVADPLAMTDPWSRPVVDWDRTMAFRHHLWRLGFRIAEAMDTSQRGMGFDWANAQELIRRSIAEARTVDGADLASGAGTDHLAPSAAKTIDDVIKAYEEQFAFIEGLGGKAIMMASRALAAVAKGPDDYISVYDRILSQASGKVILHWLGDMFDPALRGYWGSSNFEAALDTVVAIIERHATKVEGIKISLLDAGKEVALRNRLPDGVVMFTGDDFNYPELIAGDEQRHSHALLGIFDAIAPVANAALAKLADGDRAGYDALMAPTVPLSRKIFEAPTEYYKAGIVFMAWLNGHQDHFAMVGGMQSARGIRHYADVFRLADRAGLLADPELAVARMKSFCAVAGV; from the coding sequence ATGGACATTTCCTTGCCTGGTGAGGATGGCCGCAGCAACCGCTATGCGCTTGTTGGCCAGCCGGTGCAGCCTGACATCGGCGCGCGGTTTTCGCGCATCGCCTATGCCGCCGCACACGTCGTTGCCGATCCGCTTGCGATGACCGACCCGTGGTCAAGGCCGGTGGTCGACTGGGACAGGACGATGGCGTTCCGTCACCATCTGTGGCGGCTCGGCTTCCGCATTGCCGAGGCGATGGACACGTCGCAGCGCGGTATGGGATTCGACTGGGCAAATGCACAGGAATTGATCCGCCGCTCGATCGCCGAAGCGCGCACGGTCGACGGCGCCGACCTCGCTTCGGGCGCGGGGACCGACCATCTGGCGCCGAGCGCCGCCAAAACAATCGACGATGTCATCAAGGCCTATGAAGAGCAGTTTGCTTTCATCGAAGGGCTCGGCGGTAAGGCGATCATGATGGCCAGCCGGGCGTTGGCAGCGGTGGCTAAAGGTCCGGACGACTACATCAGCGTCTACGACCGCATCCTGTCCCAGGCCTCCGGCAAGGTCATCCTGCATTGGCTGGGCGACATGTTCGATCCGGCGCTCAGGGGTTATTGGGGCAGCAGCAACTTCGAGGCGGCGCTCGATACAGTGGTTGCCATCATCGAACGCCACGCAACCAAGGTCGAAGGGATAAAAATCTCACTGCTCGACGCCGGCAAGGAGGTTGCGCTGAGGAACCGCCTGCCGGACGGCGTCGTCATGTTCACCGGCGACGACTTCAACTATCCCGAACTGATCGCCGGCGACGAGCAGAGGCATTCGCATGCGTTGCTCGGCATTTTCGACGCCATCGCTCCGGTCGCCAATGCAGCACTGGCGAAACTGGCGGATGGCGACCGCGCCGGCTATGACGCCTTGATGGCGCCGACCGTGCCGCTATCGCGAAAAATCTTCGAGGCACCGACCGAGTACTACAAGGCCGGCATCGTCTTCATGGCCTGGCTGAACGGCCATCAGGACCATTTTGCCATGGTCGGCGGCATGCAGTCGGCGCGCGGCATCCGTCATTATGCCGATGTGTTCCGCCTTGCCGACCGGGCCGGATTGCTGGCCGATCCGGAACTGGCGGTTGCCAGGATGAAGAGTTTTTGCGCCGTGGCAGGCGTCTAG
- a CDS encoding IS5 family transposase (programmed frameshift) gives MERLVLTDAQWAKMEPHCLGKPADPGRSGGDNRRFIEALLWIVRTGSPWRDLPAFFGSWNTVFKRYRDWVKADVFIRLFEACSDEPDMEYAMVDATIVKVHRHGQGAKGGPQSQAIGRSKGGMTTKILALTDALGNLVRFVLLPGQRFDTVGVAPLINGVCFGGLIADKAFDSNTIIADLNERGAKIVISQHSRRTFPLPLDKELYKWRHLIENFFCKLKEFKRIAMRADKTDQSFAAFINLAAAVINSR, from the exons ATGGAACGACTTGTGTTGACGGACGCCCAATGGGCGAAGATGGAACCGCATTGTCTGGGTAAACCAGCCGATCCCGGACGAAGTGGTGGTGACAATCGCCGCTTCATCGAAGCGTTGCTTTGGATCGTGCGGACAGGAAGTCCGTGGCGCGACCTCCCAGCCTTCTTCGGGAGCTGGAACACGGTTTTCAAGCGATACCGCGATTGGGTCAAAGCCGATGTTTTCATTCGGCTTTTCGAGGCCTGCTCGGATGAGCCGGACATGGAATACGCCATGGTTGATGCTACCATCGTCAAGGTCCACCGCCATGGACAGGGCGCAAAAGGGGGAC CTCAAAGCCAGGCCATAGGCCGCTCCAAAGGCGGCATGACAACTAAAATCCTGGCACTCACCGATGCACTTGGCAATCTTGTGCGCTTTGTTCTTCTGCCCGGCCAGCGGTTCGACACGGTGGGTGTTGCACCGCTCATCAATGGTGTCTGTTTCGGCGGCTTGATCGCCGACAAAGCCTTCGACAGCAACACCATCATTGCCGACCTGAATGAGCGCGGCGCCAAGATCGTTATTTCACAGCACTCACGTCGTACTTTTCCCCTGCCGCTCGACAAGGAACTCTACAAATGGCGCCATCTGATCGAGAACTTCTTCTGCAAGCTCAAGGAATTCAAGCGTATCGCCATGCGCGCCGACAAAACCGATCAGAGCTTTGCAGCCTTCATCAATCTCGCAGCCGCCGTCATAAACTCACGCTGA
- a CDS encoding IS1380 family transposase, with product MTDDTLLPLSFPAVGRKKITAAFDGGRITSDGGVMLLAAAERRLQLADRLAAAIHDPRDPARVTHAMADIVRARIFAIACGYEDANDLDRLRTDPAFKLACGRLPDSGIDLCSQPTCSRLENLPDLRTVIRLGWVLVDLWLSSYAAPPKSVTLDIDDTVDVVHGHQQLSLFNAHYDERCFLPIHIYDAATGRPVAMILRPGRTPAGKEIRGHLRRLVRRIRARWPTTRILIRGDGHYGRAQVMAWCEDNAVDYLFGLPGNKVLQRLVDEAADDIRTRRALEQKPVLRGYAETRYKAKSWRTERRACARIEATTLGLDIRFVVTNLDKGSAEHVYDVIYCARGQAENLIKMHKSQLASDRTSCRSPIANQVRLVLHTAAYWLMLTLREAVPTTHHLCNAEFSTLRLRLLKLGARVTETVSRIRLAFAAACPEASLFRTIAITLQPAGP from the coding sequence ATGACCGATGATACGTTGCTGCCGCTCTCATTTCCAGCCGTTGGACGCAAGAAGATCACAGCTGCGTTTGACGGCGGACGCATCACCTCGGATGGTGGCGTCATGCTTTTGGCAGCGGCCGAGCGACGCCTGCAACTGGCCGACAGGCTGGCCGCCGCGATCCACGATCCGCGCGATCCAGCGCGGGTGACGCACGCCATGGCCGACATTGTGCGCGCCCGCATCTTTGCGATCGCATGCGGCTACGAGGATGCCAACGATCTCGACCGGCTGCGCACCGACCCGGCCTTCAAGCTCGCCTGCGGGCGGCTGCCCGACAGCGGGATTGATCTGTGCTCGCAGCCGACATGCTCGCGCCTCGAGAACCTGCCCGACCTGCGCACCGTCATCCGGCTCGGCTGGGTGCTGGTCGATCTGTGGCTGTCGAGCTATGCCGCGCCGCCCAAAAGCGTCACGCTCGACATCGACGACACGGTGGATGTCGTTCACGGCCATCAGCAGCTCTCGCTGTTCAACGCCCATTACGACGAGCGTTGCTTCCTGCCGATCCACATCTACGACGCCGCGACAGGACGCCCGGTCGCCATGATCCTGCGTCCTGGCAGGACCCCGGCGGGCAAGGAGATCCGCGGCCATCTGCGCCGGCTTGTCCGGCGCATCCGCGCCCGCTGGCCGACCACCCGCATTCTGATCCGCGGCGATGGCCACTATGGCCGGGCGCAAGTCATGGCATGGTGCGAGGACAATGCGGTCGACTACCTCTTCGGATTGCCCGGCAACAAGGTTCTCCAGCGTCTCGTTGATGAAGCCGCCGACGATATCCGCACCCGCCGCGCGCTCGAGCAGAAGCCGGTGCTGCGCGGCTATGCCGAGACCCGATACAAGGCGAAATCCTGGAGGACGGAACGCCGCGCCTGCGCCCGCATCGAGGCAACCACCCTCGGCCTCGACATCCGCTTCGTCGTCACCAATCTCGACAAAGGCTCCGCCGAGCATGTCTACGATGTGATCTACTGCGCCCGCGGCCAGGCCGAAAACCTGATCAAGATGCACAAGAGCCAGCTCGCCTCCGACCGCACCAGCTGCCGCTCACCGATTGCCAACCAGGTCCGTCTCGTCCTGCACACCGCCGCATACTGGTTGATGCTCACCCTGCGCGAGGCAGTGCCCACGACCCATCATCTGTGCAACGCCGAGTTCTCTACACTGCGGCTCAGGCTTCTCAAGCTCGGCGCCCGCGTCACCGAAACCGTCTCGCGCATCCGTCTGGCCTTCGCCGCCGCCTGTCCCGAAGCAAGTCTGTTCCGAACGATCGCCATCACGCTGCAGCCCGCAGGGCCATGA